Proteins from one Mycobacterium adipatum genomic window:
- a CDS encoding SDR family oxidoreductase: MHYVVTGGTGFIGSRVVARLLARDPAAEVSVLVRRGSLQHFERLSSKWGPRAKPLVGDLTEPGLGLGDDLGTADHVVHCAAIYDMTAPEGIQRAANVEGTRAVIDLTRRLGATLHHVSSIAVAGDFRGEYTEDDFDVGQYLPTPYHQTKFEAEALVRAEHGLRTRIYRPAVVVGDSRTGEMDKADGPYYFFPILAKLAALPGFTPMVLPDTGRTNIVPVDFVVDAMVHLMHIPDSDGRTFHLTAPKTIGLRGIYRGVAKAAGLPPLVGSLPGAAVSPVLKATGRAKIVRNMAATQLGVPAEILDVVDLAPTFVADRTTAALARTGIEVPEFASYAPKLWRYWAQNLDPDRARRDDPDGPLVGRHVIITGASSGIGRASAIAVAQRGATVFALARNAAALDDLISEIRADGGDAHAFTCDVTNSGSVDHTVMDILGRFGHVDYLVNNAGRSIRRSVSASTDRLHDYERVMAVNYFGAVRMVLALLPHWQERRFGHVVNVSSAGVQANSPKYSAYLPTKAALDAFSDVVGTETLSDHITFTNIHMPLVSTPMIAPSRRLNPVPPITAEHAAAMVVRGLIEKPSRIDTPLGTLADLGTYFTPRLSRRVLHQLYLGYPDSAAARGEAADEPIRERVPRKPSRAARTVRVPRPVKRAVRAIPGVHW, encoded by the coding sequence ATGCATTATGTCGTTACCGGCGGTACCGGGTTTATCGGTAGTCGAGTGGTCGCCCGCCTGCTGGCCCGCGACCCCGCCGCCGAGGTCTCCGTGCTGGTCCGCCGCGGGTCACTGCAACACTTCGAACGGCTGTCCAGCAAATGGGGCCCCCGAGCGAAACCACTGGTCGGAGACCTCACCGAGCCCGGACTGGGCCTCGGAGACGACCTCGGCACCGCCGACCATGTGGTGCACTGCGCCGCCATCTACGACATGACCGCACCCGAGGGCATCCAGCGCGCCGCCAACGTCGAGGGCACTCGCGCGGTCATCGACCTGACCCGGCGCCTCGGAGCGACACTGCATCATGTGTCGTCCATTGCGGTGGCCGGGGACTTCCGCGGCGAGTACACCGAGGACGATTTCGACGTCGGCCAGTATCTGCCCACCCCGTATCACCAGACCAAGTTCGAGGCCGAGGCACTGGTGCGCGCCGAACACGGACTGCGGACGCGCATCTACCGCCCGGCCGTCGTGGTCGGCGACTCCCGGACCGGCGAGATGGACAAGGCCGACGGGCCGTACTACTTCTTCCCCATCCTGGCCAAACTCGCCGCTCTGCCCGGCTTCACCCCGATGGTGCTGCCCGACACCGGCCGAACGAACATCGTGCCGGTCGACTTCGTGGTTGACGCCATGGTTCACCTGATGCACATCCCCGACTCCGACGGTCGCACCTTCCATCTCACGGCTCCGAAAACCATTGGGCTGCGCGGCATCTACCGCGGTGTGGCCAAGGCCGCCGGGTTGCCGCCGCTGGTCGGCTCGCTCCCCGGAGCGGCGGTGTCCCCCGTCCTCAAGGCCACCGGCCGCGCCAAGATCGTGCGCAACATGGCTGCCACCCAACTCGGGGTGCCCGCGGAGATCCTCGACGTGGTCGACCTCGCGCCGACATTCGTCGCCGACCGCACCACGGCCGCGCTCGCCCGGACCGGTATCGAGGTGCCCGAATTCGCCTCGTACGCGCCGAAATTGTGGAGATACTGGGCGCAGAACCTGGACCCTGACCGGGCCCGCCGCGATGACCCGGACGGGCCGCTGGTGGGCAGGCACGTCATCATCACCGGCGCCTCCAGCGGCATCGGGCGCGCCTCGGCAATCGCGGTCGCCCAGCGTGGCGCCACGGTGTTCGCATTGGCGCGCAATGCCGCAGCGCTGGACGACCTGATCTCCGAGATCCGCGCCGACGGTGGCGACGCACACGCATTCACCTGTGACGTTACCAATTCCGGTTCGGTGGATCACACCGTCATGGACATCCTCGGCCGATTCGGGCACGTCGACTATCTGGTCAACAACGCCGGCCGGTCCATCCGCCGGTCGGTGTCGGCCTCCACCGACCGCCTGCACGATTACGAACGGGTGATGGCCGTCAACTATTTCGGCGCGGTGCGGATGGTGTTGGCGCTGCTACCACATTGGCAGGAACGCCGGTTCGGCCACGTGGTCAACGTATCCAGTGCCGGCGTGCAGGCCAACAGTCCCAAATACAGCGCGTATCTGCCGACCAAGGCCGCGCTGGACGCGTTCTCCGACGTGGTCGGCACCGAAACGCTCTCGGATCACATCACCTTCACCAATATCCATATGCCACTGGTGAGCACGCCGATGATCGCGCCGTCTCGCCGACTCAACCCGGTGCCCCCGATCACCGCCGAGCATGCGGCGGCGATGGTGGTCCGCGGGCTCATCGAGAAGCCGTCCCGCATCGACACCCCGCTGGGCACACTGGCCGATCTGGGCACCTACTTCACACCGCGGCTGTCCCGCCGTGTCCTGCACCAGCTCTATCTGGGCTACCCGGACTCCGCCGCCGCCCGCGGCGAGGCTGCCGACGAGCCCATTCGCGAGCGCGTACCCCGCAAGCCGTCGCGCGCCGCGCGGACCGTGCGGGTGCCCCGACCGGTCAAGCGGGCGGTGCGGGCGATTCCGGGTGTGCACTGGTAG
- a CDS encoding MaoC/PaaZ C-terminal domain-containing protein translates to MPLDPNAVGAKTEPQTFSWTDRETLLYALGVGAGTDDLAFTTENSHDIEQQVLPTFAVIACSPFAAALLIGSFNFSLLLHGSQAIRLFAPLPPAGSLSVHSEVADIQDKGAGKNAVVMLKGVGADPDSGEVLVETLTTVVIRGEGGFGGQPGQRPAAPQFPDRAPDAQVALPTRGDQALLYRLSGDRNPLHSDPWFAQNLAGFPKPILHGLCTYGVAGRALVAELGGGDATKVTAVASRFSSPVFPGETLTTSIWRTEPGHAVFRTEAAHPDGSDARVVLDDGAAEYN, encoded by the coding sequence ATGCCGCTCGACCCGAACGCCGTCGGTGCCAAGACCGAACCCCAGACCTTCAGCTGGACCGACCGCGAGACGCTGCTGTACGCGCTCGGTGTCGGCGCGGGCACCGACGACCTGGCCTTCACCACCGAGAACAGCCACGATATCGAGCAGCAGGTGCTGCCCACCTTCGCCGTGATCGCCTGCTCGCCGTTCGCGGCCGCGCTGCTGATCGGGTCGTTCAATTTCAGCCTGCTGTTGCACGGCTCCCAGGCGATCCGGTTGTTCGCGCCGCTTCCGCCCGCCGGAAGCTTGAGCGTGCACTCCGAGGTCGCCGATATCCAGGACAAGGGTGCGGGCAAGAACGCGGTGGTGATGCTCAAGGGCGTCGGTGCCGACCCGGACAGCGGTGAGGTGCTGGTGGAAACCCTGACCACGGTGGTGATCCGGGGCGAGGGTGGGTTCGGCGGTCAGCCCGGTCAGCGGCCCGCGGCCCCGCAGTTCCCCGACCGCGCGCCCGATGCCCAGGTCGCCCTGCCGACACGTGGCGATCAGGCACTGCTGTACCGGCTCTCTGGCGACCGCAATCCGTTGCACAGCGACCCGTGGTTCGCCCAGAATCTCGCCGGTTTCCCCAAGCCGATCCTGCACGGCCTGTGCACCTACGGGGTGGCCGGCCGGGCCCTGGTCGCCGAACTCGGGGGCGGCGACGCCACCAAGGTCACCGCGGTGGCGTCGCGGTTCAGCTCGCCGGTATTCCCCGGCGAGACGCTGACGACGTCGATATGGCGCACCGAGCCAGGCCACGCGGTGTTCCGCACCGAGGCCGCCCACCCGGACGGCTCGGACGCCCGGGTGGTGCTGGACGACGGCGCCGCTGAATACAACTGA
- a CDS encoding universal stress protein, with amino-acid sequence MRLVVGYLAIPGGADAVALGVRLARSLGAELDLCLVLPQDRGIPAIVPEDVLAEQAQEWLADAMAEIPDDVVAHPHVSFSNSPADGLIREVRRLGAEALVVGGSGGGLVGNFSLGSVVNELLYSAPVPVAVAPKGTRLSTVPRVREVTCAIGERAGADALLDAALRAAKAADVPLRLVSLVALDPMYGSLRSDAEALRERAMAHAHHVLEEAKSYLPEGFSVTSTVVDGSTVEDAVSRLPWQDGDLLMVGSSRLAAPRRLFLGSTAAKMLRVLDVPMVVVPRSVDEENS; translated from the coding sequence ATGAGACTGGTTGTCGGATACCTCGCCATCCCCGGCGGCGCGGACGCGGTCGCCCTCGGCGTCCGATTGGCCCGCAGCCTGGGCGCCGAACTGGATCTGTGCCTGGTGCTGCCGCAGGACCGCGGCATCCCCGCCATCGTCCCGGAGGACGTGCTGGCCGAACAGGCGCAGGAATGGCTCGCCGATGCGATGGCCGAGATCCCCGACGATGTGGTGGCCCACCCGCACGTCAGTTTCAGCAACTCACCGGCTGACGGCCTGATCCGGGAGGTCCGCCGACTCGGCGCCGAGGCGCTGGTCGTCGGTGGTTCGGGCGGCGGTCTGGTCGGCAACTTCTCCCTCGGCTCGGTGGTCAACGAACTGCTGTATTCGGCCCCGGTCCCGGTGGCCGTGGCCCCGAAGGGCACTCGGCTTTCGACCGTGCCGCGGGTACGCGAGGTGACCTGCGCCATCGGTGAGCGGGCCGGTGCCGATGCGCTGCTGGACGCGGCGTTGCGGGCCGCCAAGGCCGCGGACGTGCCGTTGCGGTTGGTGTCGCTGGTGGCCCTCGACCCGATGTACGGATCGCTGCGCAGCGACGCCGAAGCGCTGCGTGAGCGGGCGATGGCGCACGCCCACCATGTCTTGGAGGAGGCGAAAAGCTATCTTCCCGAGGGCTTCTCGGTGACCTCGACGGTGGTCGACGGTTCGACCGTGGAGGATGCGGTGAGCAGACTGCCCTGGCAGGACGGCGATCTGCTCATGGTCGGTTCCAGTCGGTTGGCCGCGCCGCGCCGGCTGTTCCTCGGTTCGACGGCGGCCAAGATGTTGCGTGTGCTCGACGTTCCGATGGTCGTCGTACCCCGATCTGTCGATGAGGAGAATTCATGA
- a CDS encoding APC family permease: protein MTTQDSGTVSKGLAAGKVGTLSGAVLGISCVAPGYTLTASIGVIVATVGLKMPAIFIAGFIPMFLTAYAYRELNSRTPDCGASFTWSTKAFGPYVGWMCGWGMVVASIIVLSNLAAIAVEFFYLLIARVAGQPGIADLAGNKPVNIITTLVFIALATLIASRGITTSERVQYVLVGFQLLVLVAFAVAALVHVSRGDAPAGLSFDLDWFNPFTGLTLAVFAVGLTGSIFAFWGWDTCLTLGEESKDPTKVPGRAGLLCVISILVTYLLIAVAVMMYAGTGEEGLGLGNPENSENVFGALADPVLGPWFGPLLYLAVFASSVASLQTTFLPAARAMLAMGAYKAFPARFAEVSPRFLTPVYSTVVAGVVTGGFYTVVKLLSDNALWDTIAALGIMICWYYGITAFACVWFFRRELFDSVHNIVFKLVFPLLGGLMLATVFVIAIGESMNPENGSGAAIGGIGLVFFIGFGILALGAVLMLVMRSQRPDFFTGQTLRRDTPALQE from the coding sequence ATGACCACCCAGGACTCGGGAACGGTGTCGAAAGGCCTGGCGGCGGGCAAGGTCGGCACCCTTTCCGGCGCCGTGCTCGGCATCTCCTGTGTGGCGCCCGGTTACACGCTGACCGCGAGCATCGGCGTCATCGTCGCCACGGTCGGTTTGAAAATGCCGGCGATCTTCATCGCCGGCTTCATCCCGATGTTCCTCACCGCGTACGCCTATCGCGAGTTGAACTCCCGGACCCCGGACTGCGGGGCGTCGTTCACCTGGTCCACCAAGGCATTCGGGCCCTATGTGGGCTGGATGTGTGGGTGGGGGATGGTGGTGGCCTCGATCATCGTGCTGTCCAACCTGGCCGCGATCGCGGTCGAGTTCTTCTATCTATTGATCGCCCGGGTGGCCGGTCAGCCCGGGATCGCGGACCTCGCGGGAAACAAGCCTGTCAACATCATCACGACATTGGTGTTCATCGCGCTCGCCACGCTGATCGCCAGTCGCGGAATCACCACCAGTGAGCGAGTTCAGTACGTGCTGGTGGGCTTCCAGTTGCTGGTGCTGGTGGCCTTCGCGGTCGCGGCTCTCGTCCATGTGAGCCGAGGCGATGCCCCGGCCGGGCTGAGTTTCGATCTGGACTGGTTCAACCCGTTCACCGGGCTGACCCTGGCGGTGTTCGCCGTTGGGCTGACCGGTTCGATCTTCGCGTTCTGGGGCTGGGACACCTGTCTGACCCTCGGCGAGGAATCCAAGGACCCGACGAAGGTGCCCGGACGGGCCGGGTTGCTCTGTGTCATCTCGATTCTGGTCACCTACCTGCTGATCGCGGTGGCGGTGATGATGTACGCCGGCACCGGCGAGGAGGGCCTGGGGTTGGGCAACCCGGAGAATTCAGAGAACGTGTTCGGGGCGCTGGCCGACCCGGTGCTGGGACCATGGTTCGGACCGCTGCTGTACCTGGCGGTGTTCGCCTCCTCGGTGGCGAGCTTGCAGACCACCTTCCTGCCCGCCGCCCGTGCCATGCTCGCGATGGGGGCATACAAGGCCTTCCCGGCCCGCTTCGCAGAGGTGAGCCCGCGCTTCCTGACGCCGGTGTACTCCACCGTGGTCGCCGGGGTGGTCACCGGCGGGTTCTACACGGTCGTGAAATTGTTGTCCGACAACGCACTCTGGGACACCATCGCCGCGCTGGGCATCATGATCTGCTGGTACTACGGCATCACCGCGTTCGCGTGCGTCTGGTTCTTCCGCCGGGAACTGTTCGACAGCGTTCACAACATCGTGTTCAAGCTCGTCTTCCCGCTGCTGGGCGGGCTCATGCTCGCGACCGTCTTCGTCATCGCGATCGGCGAGAGCATGAACCCGGAGAACGGCAGCGGCGCGGCGATCGGCGGTATCGGCCTGGTGTTCTTCATCGGGTTCGGGATTCTGGCGCTCGGCGCGGTGCTGATGCTGGTGATGCGTTCGCAGCGCCCGGACTTCTTCACCGGGCAGACGCTGCGACGCGATACTCCGGCGTTGCAGGAATAG
- a CDS encoding HNH endonuclease signature motif containing protein, giving the protein MPPPTAPLDRDRFAPKRIEVLFDKMAELTGQRNAIDGRLVEIIAEIDGAGSADGNSLWGATGCRSLAGLVAWKAGVSPRRAETMVAVAHRLSELGRCAAGLREGRVSLDQIGVIAERGGPGCDEHYAELVQHATVSQLRTAVKQEPRPEPDPKPEPKRSFSRIESDDYTTYRIRLPTVEAAKFETAHQSHRDKLIADWKRDHDPKDAIDPQDGDQYDVDAETTISGQAPPFPNAVDAFMSLVEAGWDADVQQRPHGQHTTVVMHLDVEKRVAALHLGPALSDADRRYLFCDATCEVWFEHAGRPIGAGRTTRTVGRRLRRALEHRDRTCVVPGCAATRGLHAHHLVHWEDGGPTELWNLVLLCPFHHRLHHRGGITLTGPADTLKVTDEDGEELTNTALARPPTTAAPDVPPCPGPKGERAQWWWYTPFEPPPASMN; this is encoded by the coding sequence ATGCCGCCTCCGACAGCGCCTTTGGATCGGGATCGGTTCGCGCCCAAGCGTATCGAGGTGTTGTTCGACAAGATGGCGGAGTTGACCGGGCAGCGCAATGCCATCGATGGCCGGTTGGTGGAGATCATCGCCGAGATCGACGGCGCGGGCAGCGCCGATGGAAACTCCTTGTGGGGTGCCACCGGGTGTCGCTCGTTGGCGGGGTTGGTGGCGTGGAAGGCCGGGGTGAGCCCGCGGCGGGCCGAGACCATGGTCGCGGTGGCGCACCGGCTGTCAGAGCTTGGACGCTGCGCGGCGGGCCTGCGCGAGGGCCGGGTGTCGCTGGATCAGATCGGGGTGATCGCCGAACGCGGCGGGCCGGGCTGCGATGAGCATTACGCGGAGTTGGTGCAGCACGCCACGGTCAGCCAGTTGCGGACCGCGGTCAAACAGGAACCGCGTCCCGAACCCGATCCCAAGCCCGAACCGAAGCGGTCGTTCAGCCGTATCGAAAGCGATGACTACACCACCTACCGGATCCGGCTGCCCACGGTGGAGGCCGCGAAATTCGAGACCGCCCACCAGTCCCACCGAGACAAGCTGATCGCGGACTGGAAACGCGACCACGACCCCAAAGACGCGATTGATCCGCAGGACGGGGATCAGTACGACGTCGACGCCGAGACCACGATTTCCGGGCAGGCGCCCCCGTTCCCGAACGCGGTCGATGCGTTCATGAGTCTGGTCGAGGCCGGCTGGGATGCCGACGTGCAGCAGCGTCCGCACGGGCAGCACACCACCGTCGTCATGCACCTCGATGTCGAGAAGCGGGTCGCCGCGCTGCACCTGGGCCCGGCCCTCTCCGATGCCGACCGCCGGTACCTGTTCTGTGATGCCACCTGCGAGGTGTGGTTCGAACACGCCGGTCGCCCCATCGGGGCGGGGCGGACCACCCGGACGGTGGGGCGGCGGCTGCGCCGAGCGCTGGAGCACCGCGACCGCACGTGTGTGGTGCCCGGGTGCGCGGCGACGCGCGGGTTGCATGCCCATCATCTGGTGCACTGGGAGGACGGCGGGCCCACCGAACTGTGGAATCTGGTGTTGCTCTGCCCGTTTCATCACCGCCTGCATCACCGCGGCGGCATCACCCTCACCGGGCCCGCCGACACCCTGAAAGTCACCGACGAAGACGGCGAGGAACTCACCAACACCGCACTGGCCCGCCCACCCACCACGGCGGCACCCGATGTACCACCGTGCCCCGGACCCAAGGGTGAACGCGCCCAATGGTGGTGGTACACACCATTCGAACCGCCACCGGCGTCGATGAACTAG
- a CDS encoding error-prone DNA polymerase — protein MGWHNGPPSWAEMERVLNSRPRGKPRRSGLPLEPPGDGGDSPAWSRKRGAYQPEGVRRSGSSVPYAELHAHSAYSFLDGASTPEELVEEAARLDLRAIALTDHDGLYGVVRFAEAARELDMATVFGAELSLGNVPRTEQPDPPGPHLLVLARGPEGYRRLSRQISAAHLAGGEKGKPRYDFDTLSEAAGGHWHVLTGCRKGHVRQAYATGGPDAAERALADLVDRFGADRVSVELTHHGHPLDDERNAVLAALAPRFGLGVIASTGAHFAVPARGRLAMAMAAIRARNSMDDAAGYLAPLGGAHLRSGEEMAQLFGTQIATASAELGEQCAFGLALIAPQLPPFTVPDGHTESSWLRQLVRDGARERYGPPDRAPKAYAQIEHELSIIDKLDFPGYFLVVHDITRFCRERDILCQGRGSAANSAVCYALKVTNVDPIANELLFERFLSPARDGPPDIDIDIESDLREDVIQYVYDTYGRDYAAQVANVITYRGRSAIRDMARALGFSQGQQDAWSKQISRWNGLADSPDVEDIPEQVVDLATQISNLPRHMGIHSGGMVICDRPIADVCPVEWARMANRSVLQWDKDDCAAIGLVKFDLLGLGMLSALHYAIDLVREHKGLDVDLSKLDLSEPAVYEMLQRADSVGVFQVESRAQMATLPRLKPRVFYDLVVEVALIRPGPIQGGSVHPYIKRRNGEEEVVYDHPSMEPALRKTLGVPLFQEQLMQLAVDCAGFSPAEADQLRRAMGSKRSTEKMRRLRGRFYDGMRERHGITGEVAEKIYEKLEAFANFGFPESHSLSFASLVFYSSWFKLHHPAVFCAALLRAQPMGFYSPQSLVADARRHGVLVHGPDVNASLAHAGCENRGLDVRMGMGSVRHIGDELAQRIVDERRANGPFATLLDLTARVQLSVSQTEALATAGALGCFGITRREGLWAAGAAAAERPDRLAGVGSSSHIPPLPGMSALELAAADVWATGVSPDSYPTQFLRETLDEMGIVPADRLLSVPDGTRVLVAGAVTHRQRPATAQGVTFMNLEDETGMVNVMCSRGVWARHRKLAQAASALVIRGIVQNATGAVTVAADRMSPIDLRVRSRSRDFQ, from the coding sequence ATGGGTTGGCATAATGGGCCGCCGAGCTGGGCCGAGATGGAGCGGGTGCTCAACAGCAGGCCGCGCGGCAAGCCGCGGCGGTCCGGCCTTCCCCTGGAGCCCCCCGGTGACGGCGGGGACAGCCCCGCCTGGTCGCGCAAGCGTGGCGCGTACCAGCCGGAAGGGGTACGGCGTTCCGGCTCCTCGGTGCCGTATGCCGAGCTGCACGCGCACTCGGCCTACAGTTTCCTCGACGGCGCTAGCACCCCCGAAGAGCTGGTGGAGGAGGCTGCCCGGCTGGATCTGCGGGCCATCGCGCTGACCGACCACGACGGCCTCTACGGGGTGGTGCGTTTCGCCGAGGCCGCCCGCGAACTCGACATGGCCACCGTGTTCGGCGCCGAACTGTCGCTGGGTAACGTGCCTCGCACCGAACAGCCCGACCCGCCCGGGCCGCATCTGTTGGTGCTGGCCCGCGGCCCGGAGGGATACCGGCGGCTGTCGCGCCAGATCTCGGCCGCGCACCTGGCCGGCGGCGAGAAGGGTAAACCGCGGTACGACTTCGACACGCTCTCCGAGGCTGCCGGTGGGCACTGGCATGTCCTTACCGGTTGCCGCAAAGGTCATGTCCGGCAAGCGTATGCAACCGGCGGACCGGACGCCGCGGAGCGGGCGCTGGCCGACCTGGTGGACCGGTTCGGTGCCGACCGGGTCAGCGTCGAACTCACCCACCACGGACATCCGCTCGACGACGAACGCAACGCCGTCCTGGCCGCGTTGGCGCCCCGGTTCGGCCTCGGCGTCATCGCCAGCACCGGGGCGCACTTCGCGGTGCCGGCACGGGGCCGGCTGGCGATGGCGATGGCGGCCATCAGGGCCCGCAACTCGATGGACGATGCGGCCGGGTATCTGGCCCCGCTGGGGGGAGCGCACCTGCGGTCGGGGGAGGAGATGGCCCAGCTGTTCGGCACTCAGATTGCCACGGCATCAGCAGAATTGGGTGAACAGTGCGCGTTCGGGCTGGCGTTGATCGCCCCCCAACTCCCGCCGTTCACCGTGCCGGACGGGCATACCGAATCGAGCTGGCTGCGACAACTGGTGCGCGACGGGGCCCGGGAACGCTACGGTCCGCCGGACCGGGCCCCCAAGGCCTACGCGCAGATCGAACACGAGCTGTCGATCATCGACAAGCTGGACTTTCCGGGTTACTTCCTGGTGGTGCACGACATCACCCGGTTCTGCCGGGAGCGCGACATCCTTTGCCAGGGAAGAGGGTCGGCGGCCAACTCGGCGGTCTGCTATGCGCTCAAGGTCACCAACGTCGACCCCATCGCCAACGAGCTGTTGTTCGAACGGTTCCTGTCCCCGGCACGTGACGGCCCACCCGATATCGATATCGACATCGAATCGGACTTGCGCGAGGACGTCATCCAGTACGTCTATGACACGTACGGTCGTGACTACGCCGCCCAGGTCGCCAATGTCATCACCTACCGGGGCCGTAGCGCGATCCGCGACATGGCCCGCGCCCTCGGCTTCTCCCAGGGCCAGCAGGACGCCTGGAGCAAGCAGATCAGCCGGTGGAACGGCCTGGCCGACTCGCCCGACGTCGAAGACATCCCCGAGCAGGTGGTCGACCTGGCCACCCAGATATCGAATCTGCCCCGGCACATGGGCATTCACTCCGGCGGCATGGTGATCTGTGACCGCCCGATCGCCGATGTCTGCCCGGTGGAATGGGCCCGGATGGCCAACCGAAGCGTGTTGCAGTGGGACAAAGATGACTGTGCGGCAATCGGTTTGGTCAAGTTCGATCTGCTCGGCCTGGGCATGCTGTCGGCCCTGCACTATGCCATCGACCTGGTGCGTGAGCACAAGGGGCTCGACGTGGACCTGTCGAAGTTGGACCTGTCCGAACCTGCGGTCTACGAAATGCTGCAGCGCGCCGATTCCGTCGGGGTGTTCCAGGTCGAATCCCGGGCGCAGATGGCCACCCTGCCCCGGCTCAAGCCGCGGGTCTTCTACGATCTGGTGGTCGAGGTCGCACTCATCCGGCCCGGCCCGATCCAGGGTGGGTCGGTGCACCCATATATCAAGCGGCGCAACGGTGAAGAAGAGGTCGTCTACGACCATCCGTCGATGGAACCCGCGCTGCGCAAGACTCTCGGTGTGCCGTTGTTCCAGGAGCAGCTGATGCAGCTGGCGGTGGACTGTGCCGGGTTCAGCCCGGCCGAGGCCGATCAGTTGCGCCGGGCGATGGGCTCGAAACGGTCCACGGAAAAGATGCGGCGCCTCCGCGGCCGGTTTTATGACGGGATGCGTGAGCGGCACGGCATCACCGGCGAGGTGGCCGAGAAGATCTACGAAAAGCTGGAAGCCTTCGCCAACTTCGGTTTCCCGGAGAGTCATTCGCTGAGTTTCGCCTCGCTGGTCTTCTATTCATCCTGGTTCAAGTTGCATCATCCTGCGGTGTTCTGCGCGGCGCTGCTGAGGGCCCAGCCGATGGGTTTCTACTCACCGCAGTCGTTGGTCGCCGATGCGCGCCGGCACGGCGTGCTGGTGCACGGCCCGGATGTCAACGCCAGCCTGGCGCACGCCGGCTGTGAGAACCGCGGGCTGGACGTGCGGATGGGGATGGGCAGCGTCCGCCACATCGGTGATGAGCTGGCCCAACGGATCGTCGACGAACGCAGGGCCAATGGGCCGTTTGCCACGCTGTTGGATCTGACGGCCAGAGTGCAGCTTTCGGTCTCGCAGACCGAGGCGTTGGCCACCGCCGGTGCGCTCGGTTGTTTCGGCATCACCCGCCGGGAGGGACTGTGGGCTGCCGGCGCGGCCGCCGCTGAGCGGCCGGACCGGCTGGCGGGGGTGGGATCGTCATCGCATATCCCGCCGCTGCCCGGGATGAGTGCGCTGGAACTGGCCGCCGCCGACGTCTGGGCGACCGGGGTGTCACCGGACAGTTATCCGACCCAGTTTCTGCGCGAGACGCTCGACGAGATGGGGATCGTGCCCGCCGATCGGCTGCTGTCGGTGCCGGACGGCACCCGCGTGCTGGTGGCCGGCGCGGTGACACACCGGCAGCGACCGGCGACGGCACAGGGGGTGACGTTCATGAATCTGGAGGACGAGACGGGCATGGTCAACGTGATGTGCTCACGCGGGGTGTGGGCCCGCCACCGCAAGCTGGCGCAGGCCGCGTCGGCACTGGTCATCCGCGGGATCGTGCAGAACGCCACCGGTGCGGTGACGGTGGCCGCGGACAGGATGAGCCCGATCGACCTGAGGGTGCGGTCGCGGTCGCGGGACTTCCAGTGA
- a CDS encoding TIGR03667 family PPOX class F420-dependent oxidoreductase produces the protein MTADLTPEIIDRLTSDSYGWLTTVAKSGQPVPKLVWFFFDGTDIVVYTEPGAAKVRHVRNHPQVSLNLDSDGNGGGIIVVGGPARVDAEGIDLREDAPYWAKYRQLSDQFGLTESMGNFSTRLRISIEKVWTTPTE, from the coding sequence ATGACTGCAGACCTGACACCGGAGATCATCGACCGGCTGACATCCGACAGCTACGGCTGGCTCACCACGGTCGCGAAGTCCGGACAGCCGGTGCCCAAACTGGTGTGGTTCTTCTTCGACGGCACCGACATCGTGGTGTACACCGAGCCCGGCGCGGCCAAGGTGCGCCACGTCCGTAACCATCCGCAGGTGAGCCTGAACCTGGACTCCGACGGCAACGGCGGCGGGATCATCGTGGTCGGCGGGCCGGCCCGGGTGGATGCCGAGGGCATCGATCTCCGCGAGGATGCACCGTACTGGGCGAAGTACCGACAGCTGTCCGACCAGTTCGGGCTGACGGAGTCGATGGGCAACTTCAGCACCCGCCTGCGGATCAGTATCGAGAAGGTGTGGACGACGCCGACGGAGTAG
- a CDS encoding nitroreductase family protein produces MTLNLTADEVLTTTRSVRKRLDFDKPVPREVLLECLDIALQAPTGSNSQGWQWVFVEDEEKKKAIADIYRVAATPYLDAPKPQYGDSRDERTPKVVDSAKYLNDHLHEVPVMLIPCLEGRPDGAPAGLSAGFWGSLMPAVWSFMLALRSRGLGSAWTSLHLMGDGEKQTAELLGIPFDRYSQGGLFPIAYTKGTDFKKAKRLPAEELTHWNTW; encoded by the coding sequence ATGACACTCAACCTGACCGCGGATGAAGTTCTGACCACCACGCGTTCGGTGCGCAAGCGGCTCGATTTCGACAAACCGGTGCCGCGCGAGGTGCTCCTGGAATGTCTGGACATCGCCCTGCAGGCGCCGACCGGTTCCAATTCCCAAGGCTGGCAGTGGGTTTTTGTGGAGGACGAGGAGAAGAAAAAGGCGATCGCCGACATCTACCGGGTCGCGGCAACGCCCTACCTCGATGCGCCCAAACCCCAGTACGGCGACAGCCGCGACGAGCGGACCCCGAAGGTCGTGGACTCCGCGAAGTACCTCAACGATCACCTGCACGAGGTGCCGGTGATGCTGATTCCCTGCCTGGAGGGCCGGCCCGACGGTGCCCCGGCCGGCCTCAGCGCAGGATTCTGGGGGTCGCTGATGCCCGCCGTCTGGAGTTTCATGCTGGCGCTGCGCAGCCGCGGCCTCGGCTCGGCGTGGACATCGCTGCACCTGATGGGCGACGGCGAGAAGCAGACCGCCGAACTGCTCGGCATCCCGTTCGACAGGTACTCCCAGGGCGGCCTGTTCCCGATCGCCTACACCAAGGGCACCGACTTCAAGAAGGCCAAGCGGCTGCCCGCCGAGGAACTCACCCACTGGAACACCTGGTAG